In a single window of the Chondrocystis sp. NIES-4102 genome:
- a CDS encoding Sua5/YciO/YrdC/YwlC family protein has product MTVLYELHHTNPQARTIEQIVSELQKGAVILYPTDTVYAIGCDLNVKSAVEKVRRIKQMSNDKPLTFLCSSLSNIAQYATVSDRSYRIMKHLIPGPYTFLLPATKLVPKLVMNPKRKTTGIRVPDNVLCQELLTRLGNPIISTSAHISDHAGDYPTMNVDKATLFDTLEKQVDIIIDNGLDPGFKVSTILDFTRDEPEIVRQGLGWKDAESWLNLVHK; this is encoded by the coding sequence ATGACAGTTTTATACGAGTTACATCATACTAATCCACAAGCAAGGACTATCGAGCAAATTGTGAGCGAATTACAAAAGGGAGCAGTAATTCTATATCCTACCGATACAGTTTATGCGATCGGTTGTGATCTCAATGTAAAATCCGCAGTGGAAAAAGTCAGAAGAATCAAACAAATGTCTAACGATAAACCCTTAACGTTTTTATGTTCTTCCCTCTCCAATATTGCCCAATATGCCACAGTTAGCGATCGCTCTTATCGCATTATGAAACATTTAATTCCAGGGCCATATACATTTCTTTTACCTGCCACTAAACTAGTTCCTAAACTGGTGATGAATCCTAAACGCAAAACTACAGGAATTAGAGTGCCAGATAATGTTTTATGCCAAGAATTATTAACTCGCCTTGGTAATCCGATAATTTCAACCTCAGCACATATAAGCGATCATGCAGGGGATTATCCTACTATGAATGTTGATAAAGCTACCCTCTTCGACACTTTGGAAAAACAAGTAGATATAATTATCGATAATGGTTTAGATCCTGGGTTTAAAGTCTCCACCATTCTAGATTTTACGCGGGATGAACCTGAAATAGTGCGTCAGGGTTTAGGTTGGAAAGATGCAGAAAGCTGGTTAAACCTAGTTCATAAATAA
- a CDS encoding putative methylglyoxal synthase-like protein — translation MARTIALIAHDAKKDDLIDFALRYKHLLSRYHLIATGTTGRMLEEASNLDIERLASGALGGDAQIAARVVEREVIAVIFLMDSLHAQSHEPDVQFLLRICNVHQVPFATNLGTAEAIAIYLAQSLVAHLIFNPVSGNGNGKELNFIKQMLEPHLHLEVHLTTPDISPYTLAQQAIAQGADIIIASGGDGTVSAVAGALIGTRIPLGIIPRGTANAFGMAMGITQQINQMRRACEIILTGKTRVVDAAICNNLPLILLAGIGYEAETIEKADRETKNRWGSLAYIMAGWQQLDEQKLFDAEIEIEGEVRTFQAGAITVANAAPPTSVLAQGIGEVVADDGLLDITIATVENKLHGVTTMLSMLGAALIKTNAGLDNIVHLRSPKVRISATPPQKVVLDGEIIGNTPLEIECIPQSLTIFAPVTEG, via the coding sequence ATGGCAAGAACAATTGCTTTAATCGCTCATGACGCAAAAAAGGACGACCTAATAGATTTTGCTTTACGTTATAAACATTTATTGTCTCGTTATCATTTAATTGCTACAGGAACAACAGGTAGAATGCTTGAGGAGGCTAGTAATTTAGATATTGAACGTTTGGCATCGGGGGCTTTAGGAGGGGATGCTCAAATTGCTGCTAGGGTAGTTGAGCGCGAGGTAATAGCCGTAATTTTTTTAATGGATTCACTTCATGCTCAATCCCATGAACCTGATGTGCAATTTCTCTTGCGAATTTGTAATGTTCATCAAGTTCCTTTTGCTACTAATTTGGGAACAGCAGAAGCGATCGCCATTTATTTAGCTCAAAGTTTGGTAGCTCATTTGATTTTTAATCCTGTCTCAGGGAATGGTAATGGTAAGGAACTTAATTTTATTAAACAAATGTTAGAACCTCATTTACATTTGGAAGTTCATTTAACCACGCCTGATATTAGTCCCTATACATTAGCTCAACAGGCGATCGCCCAGGGGGCAGACATTATTATTGCTTCTGGGGGGGATGGTACGGTTTCTGCGGTAGCAGGGGCATTAATTGGTACAAGAATTCCTTTGGGTATTATTCCTCGTGGTACAGCTAATGCTTTTGGAATGGCAATGGGTATCACTCAGCAAATTAATCAGATGCGTCGAGCCTGTGAGATTATTTTGACAGGTAAAACTAGGGTGGTGGATGCAGCTATTTGTAATAATTTACCTTTGATTTTGTTGGCTGGTATTGGCTACGAAGCCGAAACTATTGAAAAAGCCGATCGCGAAACTAAAAACCGTTGGGGGTCACTGGCTTATATTATGGCTGGTTGGCAACAGTTGGATGAGCAAAAGCTTTTTGACGCGGAAATTGAAATTGAAGGCGAGGTTAGAACTTTTCAGGCTGGAGCGATTACGGTTGCTAATGCTGCTCCCCCTACTTCGGTATTAGCCCAAGGTATTGGCGAGGTGGTTGCTGATGATGGGTTACTGGATATTACTATTGCTACTGTGGAAAATAAATTACACGGGGTGACAACTATGTTAAGTATGTTAGGGGCAGCACTAATTAAAACTAATGCAGGTTTGGATAATATAGTTCACTTGCGATCGCCCAAGGTGAGGATTTCTGCTACTCCTCCTCAAAAAGTGGTTTTAGATGGCGAAATTATTGGTAACACTCCTTTAGAAATTGAATGTATTCCTCAAAGTTTAACTATTTTTGCCCCTGTGACTGAAGGTTAG
- the clpP_1 gene encoding Clp protease, whose protein sequence is MPIGIPKVPYQLPGQQYSDWISIYDRLYRERIIFLGRSVDDGLANQIIAIMLYLDSEDPGKPIYLYINSPGGSVTAGLAIYDTMRHIKSEVVTICVGLAASMGAFLLAGGTKGKRLALPHARIMIHQPLGGVQGSRQATDIDIEAREILRIRDQLNQMMSDNTGQSIEKIRKDTDRDYFMSAFEAKEYGLIDQVIEEKQ, encoded by the coding sequence ATGCCCATTGGTATTCCCAAAGTTCCCTATCAATTACCAGGTCAGCAATATAGCGACTGGATTAGTATCTATGACCGTTTATATCGTGAGCGTATTATCTTCTTAGGTAGAAGTGTTGACGACGGTTTGGCAAATCAAATTATTGCCATCATGCTATATCTCGACTCCGAAGATCCTGGTAAACCAATCTATCTGTACATCAACTCTCCAGGTGGATCAGTAACCGCAGGGTTAGCGATTTATGACACCATGCGTCATATTAAATCCGAAGTTGTAACTATCTGCGTCGGTTTGGCTGCTTCTATGGGGGCGTTTCTCCTCGCTGGTGGCACAAAAGGTAAGCGTTTGGCTTTACCCCATGCAAGAATCATGATCCATCAACCGTTAGGCGGAGTACAAGGAAGTAGACAGGCTACAGATATTGACATTGAAGCCAGAGAAATTCTACGTATTCGTGATCAGTTAAATCAAATGATGTCTGATAATACAGGACAGTCGATTGAAAAAATAAGAAAGGATACCGATCGCGATTACTTTATGTCGGCTTTTGAAGCTAAAGAGTATGGTCTAATCGATCAAGTAATTGAAGAGAAACAATAA
- the clpP_2 gene encoding Clp protease: MDSPIQAVQAPYRGGGGNYRTPPPDLPSLLLKERIIYLGLPLVSPDEYKNQIGLDVTELIVAQLLFLQFDDPEKPITMYINSTGTSWYGGESIGFETEAFAICDTMNYIKPPVHTICIGQAMGTAAMILSAGAKGYRASLPNGTIILHQARQGARGQATDIQIRAKEVLANKRAVLEIFSQNTGQPIEKLEKDTDRMFYMTPQAAKEYGLIDKVLESASQLPTPVSTLT; encoded by the coding sequence ATGGATTCACCAATTCAGGCAGTACAAGCACCCTACAGAGGAGGCGGAGGCAATTATCGGACTCCACCCCCAGATTTACCTTCTTTATTACTTAAAGAGCGCATCATCTATTTAGGACTACCCTTAGTGTCTCCTGACGAATATAAAAATCAAATAGGACTTGATGTTACAGAGTTAATTGTGGCGCAGTTGCTTTTCTTGCAATTTGACGATCCTGAAAAACCAATTACCATGTATATCAACTCTACTGGTACTTCTTGGTATGGTGGGGAGTCTATCGGTTTTGAAACTGAAGCTTTTGCCATTTGTGACACCATGAATTATATTAAGCCTCCAGTACATACGATCTGTATTGGGCAAGCAATGGGGACAGCAGCAATGATCCTCTCTGCTGGGGCTAAAGGTTATCGAGCTAGTCTACCCAATGGCACAATTATTTTACATCAAGCTCGTCAAGGTGCGCGTGGTCAAGCCACAGATATACAAATACGTGCTAAAGAGGTATTGGCAAACAAAAGAGCAGTTTTAGAAATTTTTAGTCAAAATACAGGTCAGCCAATCGAGAAACTAGAAAAAGATACAGACCGTATGTTTTACATGACTCCCCAAGCTGCAAAAGAATACGGACTAATTGACAAGGTTTTGGAAAGTGCCAGTCAATTACCAACTCCTGTTTCCACCCTCACTTAA